The following are from one region of the Silene latifolia isolate original U9 population chromosome 9, ASM4854445v1, whole genome shotgun sequence genome:
- the LOC141600614 gene encoding protein FAR1-RELATED SEQUENCE 5-like, which yields MPEKVGKAICNDTEFMTDINAVVWDVDLEPHEFEQNWKTVIEAHGMESNRWLKYVFAIRQKWIPTYFRDLPLGCLLRTTQRSESSNSYFKRFESHFGTLVEFWMRYNSAIEQQRHTQRRLDTGNEHSMLEKVGPMKVEMHASLVYTHPIFADFQHEVKHAICSMGVGDFTREGTVEYHDVRDGLKHRDFRVEFNTKTNESKCACKLFERHGIVCRHILWVWNGRQVHRIPDPYILARWTKKSYKPIVRDEDGKVIEDIVKATSRNLRCQRFVSEIYASCRGDGQLCYTQTDEATSENPDTVQGEHHRTK from the coding sequence ATGCCTGAGAAAGTGGGAAAGGCAATCTGCAATGATACAGAATTTATGACCGACATAAATGCCGTTGTGTGGGATGTCGACCTCGAGCCACACGAATTTGAACAGAACTGGAAAACTGTTATTGAAGCCCATGGTATGGAAAGCAATCGGTGGTTGAAGTATGTCTTTGCAATCAGACAAAAGTGGATACCGACATACTTTCGGGATTTGCCTCTAGGATGTTTGTTGCGGACAACCCAGAGATCCGAAAGTTCAAACAGTTATTTCAAGCGGTTTGAAAGCCACTTTGGAACCCTCGTCGAGTTCTGGATGAGGTACAATTCCGCAATAGAGCAGCAACGGCATACACAAAGGAGGTTGGACACTGGCAACGAGCATAGTATGCTCGAGAAAGTAGGGCCGATGAAGGTAGAGATGCATGCCTCACTTGTCTACACGCATCCAATCTTTGCCGACTTTCAACACGAAGTCAAACATGCCATATGCAGCATGGGGGTCGGGGATTTTACAAGAGAAGGGACAGTGGAGTACCATGACGTTCGTGATGGACTGAAGCACAGAGACTTCCGAGTGGAATTTAACACCAAAACGAACGAGAGCAAATGTGCATGTAAGCTGTTTGAGAGGCATGGCATTGTTTGTCGGCATATACTGtgggtgtggaatggtaggcAGGTCCACAGGATACCTGACCCTTATATCCttgctcgatggacaaagaaatccTACAAGCCAATTGTCCGAGATGAAGATGGAAAGGTGATAGAAGACATTGTGAAGGCGACATCAAGAAATTTGAGATGTCAAAGGTTTGTCTCAGAAATTTATGCAAGCTGTCGGGGTGATGGACAGTTATGCTACACTCAAACAGATGAAGCAACTTCAGAAAATCCTGACACAGTTCAGGGAGAACATCATAGGACCAAGTGA